The proteins below are encoded in one region of Macrococcus armenti:
- the gltX gene encoding glutamate--tRNA ligase: MSKVRVRYAPSPTGFLHIGNARTALFNYLFARHHGGDFVIRIEDTDTARNVEGGEASQLKFLKWLGMDWDESIDKDGGYGPYRQSERADIYNPIIEKLLAEDKAYRCYMTSEELEREREAQLARGEMPRYGGKHAHLTEEEEAALIAEGRQPSIRIRVPKDKTYTFNDMVKGEVSFDSNGIGDWVIVKKDGIPTYNFAVAIDDHFMEITHVIRGDDHISNTPKQMMVYEALGYDIPTFGHMTLIVNEARKKLSKRDGSIIQFIEQYHDLGYLPEALFNFIGLLGWSPEGEEEIFTKEQFIEMFDEKRLSKSPAFFDKQKLAWINNQYMKTKDLDTVFEMTLPHMKKAELVSAQPTEEELAWAKALVGLYQEQMSYAGEIVELSELFFRDEIELGEAETEVVNGEQVPELAQNLIQQLEALETFDAASIKGAIKAVQKETGIKGKNLFMPIRVMVTGQMHGPELPNTLELLGKDRVIARVNKYAK, encoded by the coding sequence ATGAGTAAAGTTAGAGTAAGATATGCACCAAGTCCAACTGGTTTTTTACATATCGGTAATGCACGTACTGCATTATTTAACTATTTATTTGCAAGACATCATGGAGGCGACTTTGTTATTCGTATTGAAGATACGGATACGGCGCGTAATGTTGAAGGTGGAGAAGCTAGTCAGTTAAAGTTCTTAAAGTGGCTAGGAATGGACTGGGATGAATCTATTGATAAAGATGGTGGATATGGTCCATATCGTCAATCTGAACGTGCGGATATTTACAATCCGATCATTGAAAAATTATTAGCTGAAGATAAAGCGTATCGCTGCTATATGACTTCTGAAGAGTTAGAAAGAGAACGCGAAGCACAGCTTGCGCGTGGAGAGATGCCAAGATACGGTGGAAAACACGCACATTTAACAGAGGAAGAAGAAGCAGCGTTAATCGCTGAAGGTAGACAACCTTCGATTCGTATTCGTGTACCGAAAGATAAGACATATACATTTAATGATATGGTCAAAGGCGAAGTTTCATTTGATTCAAACGGTATCGGCGACTGGGTTATCGTTAAGAAAGACGGTATTCCGACATATAACTTCGCGGTTGCAATCGATGACCATTTCATGGAAATTACACACGTAATCCGTGGTGATGATCATATTTCGAATACACCGAAACAAATGATGGTTTATGAAGCGTTAGGCTACGATATTCCGACTTTTGGACATATGACGTTAATCGTTAATGAAGCGCGTAAGAAATTATCTAAACGTGATGGCTCTATTATTCAGTTTATTGAACAATATCATGACCTTGGATACTTACCTGAAGCATTATTTAACTTTATCGGATTGCTTGGATGGTCACCAGAAGGCGAAGAAGAAATCTTTACGAAAGAACAATTCATTGAAATGTTCGATGAAAAACGTTTAAGTAAATCTCCGGCATTCTTTGATAAACAGAAGCTTGCGTGGATTAACAACCAATACATGAAGACGAAAGATTTAGATACAGTCTTCGAAATGACGTTACCGCATATGAAAAAAGCAGAACTTGTTTCAGCGCAACCTACAGAAGAGGAACTAGCATGGGCTAAAGCACTTGTAGGTTTATATCAGGAGCAGATGAGCTACGCTGGAGAAATCGTTGAGCTAAGTGAACTGTTCTTCCGTGATGAAATCGAGCTTGGAGAAGCGGAAACAGAAGTCGTAAACGGCGAGCAAGTACCTGAACTTGCACAAAATTTAATTCAGCAGCTGGAAGCGTTAGAAACGTTTGATGCAGCAAGTATTAAAGGTGCGATTAAAGCGGTACAAAAAGAAACAGGCATTAAAGGTAAAAATTTATTTATGCCGATTCGTGTCATGGTAACAGGCCAGATGCATGGTCCTGAATTACCGAACACGTTAGAACTGTTAGGTAAAGATCGAGTAATTGCACGCGTAAATAAATACGCAAAATAA